The Apium graveolens cultivar Ventura chromosome 6, ASM990537v1, whole genome shotgun sequence genome contains a region encoding:
- the LOC141663951 gene encoding PHD finger-like domain-containing protein 5A: MAKHHPDLIMCRKQPGIAIGRLCEKCDGKCVICDSYVRPCTLVRVCDECNYGSFQGRCVICGGVGISDAYYCKECTQQEKDRDGCPKIVNLGSAKTDLFYERKKYGFKKR; encoded by the coding sequence ATGGCAAAGCATCATCCCGATTTGATTATGTGCCGTAAGCAACCAGGAATTGCTATAGGACGTTTATGCGAGAAATGTGATGGCAAGTGTGTAATATGTGATTCATATGTTCGTCCTTGTACACTTGTTCGGGTATGTGATGAGTGCAACTACGGATCTTTCCAGGGGCGGTGCGTTATATGCGGAGGGGTAGGAatttctgatgcatattactgCAAAGAGTGCACTCAGCAGGAAAAAGACAGAGATGGGTGTCCCAAAATAGTAAATTTGGGAAGTGCTAAAACAGATCTATTTTATGAAAGGAAGAAATATGGATTCAAGAAGAGATAA